From Bradyrhizobium sp. sBnM-33:
GCGCATCAAGAGACGTCATTTCTGCGATGACGTCCGCTGATCCCTGGTTTGCTGAGCAACATCGGAAGCCCAACAATGGGAGCAACCTCAGGCCTCATCGAACGATCATCGTGTGAAAGAGGAGGAGATCATGCAAGCCATGGCCACTGAAGCCTTCATCGGCAACATGCGCGACCCCGTCATCAGGCGAACGGACGCCGACTATGACGCCGTACGCAGCCTCTACAACGGGATGATCGATAAGAGTCCGGAAATGATTGCGCGATGCGCCGACGTCGCTGACGTTGTCACCGCCGTAAATTTTGCAAGGCAGAACGATCTTAAGGTTGCGATCCGCGGAGGCGGACACAACGGGCCGGGCCTTGGCAGTGTCGATGACGGGCTGATGATCGACATGTCGATGATGAAGGGCGTGCGGGTCGATCCCACCGCTCGCACTGTCCGCGTTGGTCCCGGCTGCACGCAGGGCGATGTCGACCACGCTACGCACATGTCTACGGGCTCGCAGTGCCGGCGGGTATCGTGTCGACGACCGGGATCGCCGGCCTCACCCTCGGCGGCGGCACCGGATACCTCACCCGCAAGTATGGCCTCACCAGCGACAATCTGCTCGAGGCGGATGTCGTGCTCGCCGATGGTCGCATTGTCACCGCCAATAAATCTGAGAACGCTGACCTCTACTGGGGCCTGCGCGGCGGTGGCGGCAATTTTGGCATCGTCACAAGCTTCCTGTTCCAGGCCCATCCGGTGAACATGGTCTATGCCGGTCCAATCTTCTGGGATCTCAAAGATGCCCGGACCGTCATGCAGACGTACCGGGTTCCTGCCTGGCGCCCCCGAGGAGCTCGGGGCCTTTGTCGGGTTGAAGACCGTTCCGCCGGTAGACCCGTTCCCGGCTGAGCATCAGGGTAAGCGCGCCTGCGCCATCATCGCCTGCTACAATGGTCCGACAGAAGACGGCCAGGCGGTCATGGCCAAGTTGCTCGCTGAACTGCCCCCGCCGTTGTTCAACTGGATGGGCGAAATGCCTTATCCGGCTCTCCAGTCCATGTTCGATCCGTTCTTTCCAAAAGGCCTGCAATGGTACTGGCGCGGCGATTTCGTGAAAGAACTGACCGACGAAGCGATTGACGCCCATATCGCCCAAGCACAGAAACTGCCGAGCTCGCTCTCGCTCATGCATCTTTATCCGATCGACGGCGCCGTCCGTCGCATTGGCAAGAGCGACACTGCCTGGAATACGCGCGACGCGACCTGGTCGATGGTCATCGCCGGCATCGATCCCAATCCGCAAAAGGCGGGCGAAATCACCCGCTGGACCAAAGGCTATTGGGAGGCCGTGCATCCATACTCGGCTGACGGTGGTTATGTGAATTTCATGATGGACGATGGGGACGACAGTAGGCTCAAAGCAACATATGGCGACAACTACGATCGTCTTGTTGCATTGAAAGCCAAATACGACCCCACGAACTTCTTCAGCGTCAACCAGAACATCAAGCCTATGCACTCGTAGACGGTGGCTGCGCGGTTCAAGCGTGCCAAAGAGTCTTGTCGGAGCGTTCTTTCGTTTCATGAAACGAAGGAACGCTCTGGCCATCATTTGCGTCCGCCGCTCTTGCCGTCGACTTCCGCTCCGGGTCAGAATCAGAAGTGATCCAGGCCGAATGGCCTGTCCGTACTACCCTCGATAGTGTTTGCAAAAGTCGATTTTCGCCGATGACCAAAATTCTGCGGGCAGTGGGCGCGGCATTCGTGTACAAGATGTGAGGGGACCTCACGACCTCACGCAAAATTCACAGGCGACGTCGGTAACGCGATTGAGGTCATACGAATCAGCGATCGCTCGCTGCTTAGTGTTTTCGAGAAAAATCTTTAGCCCTGCAACTTTCGACTTTTCCAACAGTATCCCCTCAAGAGCGGACATCGTCGGACCGCCCAGGCATGTCAGTTTCGTGCCAATGACAGACATCGCCCATCATTCGACCACGTTATCAGCGCGCAATAGTATTGATGTCAGAGCTTCAATACCTCTCATTTTCGCGGTCTTCAGAGTCACCCCATTGCTGACAATTTATTGCATGGCAGCGGTGGACACTCTTAGCGCTCAAGCAATGTCCGTATTTCTCAAAGTTTGAGCACACAATGCTTAAGCAATAGGCGAGCGTCTAATTATCCTAGGCTTCGTTATGCGGCGACGCGGCCTTCGCCGCCCAACAGTCGAACTGACATGACGTACAAGTTTGACTGTTCCGATGAACTGCGATGGGATGAAGGTGCGCGTAAAATGCACGTTCAAACCAGGAGAGATCCGATGTGCGCGGGTGACGACAAGAACTGTCCGGAATTCGAATTGCACCACCGCAAGTTCAAGGAGACGCTCGATCGGGAACGCCGGTCGTTCCTGAGGTCCAGCTTCGCCGCGGCCGGCGGCGCAGCGGCGATGACTGCGGGCGGCATTTCTCTGGTGACGCCGCAGATGGCGGCTGCCGCCGAGAGGAACCAACCAGCTAAGCGGTCCTATCACCATTTGCCGGCGAATGCCGACACGGTGCATTGGGGCTATTTCAGCAAGAAGCTGAAACCGCAAGTCGAGATCGATTCCGGCGACTTCATCACCATTGAGGCATTAACCCACCATGCCAACGACGACGCCGAGCGCATGGTGAAGGGCGATCCCGGCGCCGAAGGCGTGTTCCTGTGGACCAAGGAGAAGAAGGGCGTAAACCGACGCGGCGCAGGACCGATGGATGCCTCGCTGTTCGGGCGCGGCGCCGGCGAGGGCCTTGGCGTGCACATCTGCACCGGCCCGGTCTACGTACGCGGCGCCCAGGAGGGTGACGTGATTGAGTTACGCATTATCGACGTCACACCCCGGCCTTGCGCCAATCCGCAATATCCGGGAAAGGCTTTCGGCAGCAACGCGGCCGCATGGTGGGGCTTTCACTATAAGGACCTGCTCACCGAGCCAAAACCGCGCGAAGTGGTCACGATCTACGAAGTCGACGCCACCGGCGAACGCAACTGGGCGAAAGCCGTGTATAATTTCCGATGGACTCCGCAGACCGATCCTTCGGGGGTGGTGCACAAAACCATCGACTATCCTGGCGTTCCAGTCGATCACTCTACGATCAAGGAGAACCACGGCATCTTGAAGAACGTGCGCATCCCGATACGTCCGCATTTCGGCGTAATCGGCTTGGCGCCCAAGGAAGCCGATATCGTCGACTCGATTCCGCCGAGCTATACCGGTGGCAACATCGATAATTGGCGGATCGGCAAGGGCGCGACGATGTATTATCCGGTTGCGGTCGAAGGTGGCCTGTTATCGGTTGGCGACTCGCACGCTTCCCAGGGAGATTCCGAGCTGTGCGGTACAGCAATCGAATGCTCGCTGAACGGCACCTTCCAGATCATCCTGCACAAGAAAAACGATCTCGTCGGTACGGCTCTCGAAGCTCTGGATTATCCGATGCTGGAAACCAAGGACGAGTGGCTGGTGCACGGCTTCAGCTTCGCCAACTATCTCACCGAATTAGGTGACAAGGCACAGTCGGACATTTACTCGAAATCGTCGGTTGACCTTGCTTTGCGCGATGCGTTCCGCAAGATGCGCAAGTTTTTGATGACGACCAAAAAGCTCACCGAGGATGAGGCGATCTCTTTGATTACGATTGGCGTCGACTTCGGCATCACCCAAGTGGTGGATGGAAATTGGGGCGTCCACGCAGTCATCAAGAAGGATATCTTCGCCGGCGGCGAGACCTGATCCGTAACACCGACGCGGTCGGCTTCGGCGGGAGCTGGTCGCGTCGCGCTGCATTCGGGGCAACCGCGCTGAGGTCCGTCTCGGGTTAATCGCGCCGGTTGGCTGCGTGCCGGTCTCTTCCGGTCTTCCACGAACAACGGACATCATCTGACCGCCCTGGCATGTCTCAAACGTGCCAATTCCGGAAGTGGCTATCCTTGTGGTTGAGGACGTGGCGATCAGCCGCATTTCAAAGATGCTACGATCCCGTAGTCTTCAAAGAGCTGCCACTTTGAGCGGGAAAAGCCGAAATTTCGCAAGGTCAATGGGCAGCGGTTATGCCGTCGGCAGGCATCGCACTGAAATTGCCGACTTCCTTTTGCGCCGGTGCTGTCAGCATTCGCAATGGCACGGTCGTGCGCGCGGCAGCGCGCGCGGTGTATGTGCAATGATCAGGGAGGGAAGTCATGAAACATCACTACACAGTGACATTAGGATTAGGCGCTATTGGCCTTCTTGGCTGTTGTCTCGCTTTTGCCACATGCCTTGTGTTGCCGTCGCCCGCAATGTCCGGGCCATCGGCCAGGGAAGTCGAGGTCAACAGTGTTCGCCTGCACTATGTGGAGGAGGGTTCGGGGGACCCGATGATCGTCGTGCATGGAGGCGCGTCCGACCTTCGCACTTGGGAGCCACTCAGAGAGAGAATCGCCGCGAAGTATCGCTTTATCGCCTATACCCAGCGATATTTCGGGACCGGGCCATGGCCCGACGAGGGAAAGAACTTCAGCGTCGCGACCCACGCCGATGATCTCGCCAAGTTCATTACCTCACTCAACGCGGGACCTGTTCATCTCGTTGGCTGGTCTTACGGCGGTACGGTGGCCACGGTCGCGGCGGTGAAGAATCCATCGCTGGTACGCAGCCTCATTGTGTATGAGCCGGGCCTCGTCTCGGTGCTTTCCGAAGAGAGCGTCGAGGGAAAAGCCGCGCGGGAAGATCGGGCAAAGATTTTTGGTCCGGCCATCGCTGCGGCCAAGGCCGGTGACGCCATCCAGGCAGCCAAGCTACTGAGGGAGGGCGTGATGCAACTCGGGCCTGGTGGGTTCGACCGCGAGCCGCAAGCGACTCAGACGAGGGTGCTCGATAACGCTCGAACGGTCCCGCTGGCGTTTGCAGCTCCGCCATCGCCAGCCATCACGTGCGACATGCTGAAGAATTTTGCTCGCCCGACGCTGGTGATGCGGGGGGACAAGACGCAGCCATACTTCGCGCTGATTAGTGACGCGATCAGCAAGTGCGTGCCAGCGGCGCGGTTGGACGTTCTTAAAAATGTCCACCACGGCGGCCCGCATCAGGATCCGGCAGCGTTTACTGCTGCCGTATTCGAGTTCTTGTCGCAGCGCGCTTTTCTGATAGCCCCCGCGATGAGCCCAGGGGCTCAGCAGTGAGTCCATTAGCGCGTGCCGGGGCGGTGGTCCGGCCCGCCACGTCCTGATCCTCACTCGTGGGCGGCAGAGACGACGGCGTTGGTCTTCTTCCCGGTCGCGGTCAATGCCGTCAAGAGCGACCCGCTGCCCGCGGAGCGACACCGGTGATACCGTCTCGGAACCAATCTTGCGGGTAAATAGAAGTAGCCCGGATCAAGCAAACGAATTCCGGGAGCCGCCTCGGCTAAGGGCATCCCTGGATTGCGCGGTCGCTCAACCCGGGCGGCGTTTCTCGCGCCTGAGCGCAGGAAGCGCACCCATATTCATGTGCTCCGTCAAATCGCCAGATAAGGTCGGCTTAGGGTCAATCGCGTCGCTCTGAACAGAGACGGGCCACGTCCGGTCTGCCCCGATGAACGGACTTCATCGGGGTGCGTTGGCACGTCTCAAACGGGCCAGAAGCAGACATAACTTCGCGTTCCAATGCATGCCGCATAGGACAATCGCCAAGCGCTCGGAAGCAATCGGCTCGCCTGCTTTATAATCACTCTAAGGTTGCTATCCCGCATCGGTTATACTACGTGCAAGAGCGACATTACATTCAAAGCGGAATGGGCTCACGATGAACGACGGCAATAGCATGTTGATATCTCTTCTTCCCTTTTTGATCATGAGCATTCCCGTCGCGATCTGCGCCGCAGCTCTTGCTCCAAGCTTGGGAAAAAGCAGAGCGTTGTGGGCAATCCTCTGCTTGATACCGCTGATCAACCTCTTCTTTTTGTACTATGTATTCTATTGCGTATCTGCTCGCGTTTTGGACCGGCTAGATGAGATCGCAAAACGGGTCGGCGTTGA
This genomic window contains:
- a CDS encoding FAD-binding protein, producing the protein MSTTGIAGLTLGGGTGYLTRKYGLTSDNLLEADVVLADGRIVTANKSENADLYWGLRGGGGNFGIVTSFLFQAHPVNMVYAGPIFWDLKDARTVMQTYRVPAWRPRGARGLCRVEDRSAGRPVPG
- a CDS encoding BBE domain-containing protein yields the protein MKTVPPVDPFPAEHQGKRACAIIACYNGPTEDGQAVMAKLLAELPPPLFNWMGEMPYPALQSMFDPFFPKGLQWYWRGDFVKELTDEAIDAHIAQAQKLPSSLSLMHLYPIDGAVRRIGKSDTAWNTRDATWSMVIAGIDPNPQKAGEITRWTKGYWEAVHPYSADGGYVNFMMDDGDDSRLKATYGDNYDRLVALKAKYDPTNFFSVNQNIKPMHS
- a CDS encoding acetamidase/formamidase family protein — translated: MCAGDDKNCPEFELHHRKFKETLDRERRSFLRSSFAAAGGAAAMTAGGISLVTPQMAAAAERNQPAKRSYHHLPANADTVHWGYFSKKLKPQVEIDSGDFITIEALTHHANDDAERMVKGDPGAEGVFLWTKEKKGVNRRGAGPMDASLFGRGAGEGLGVHICTGPVYVRGAQEGDVIELRIIDVTPRPCANPQYPGKAFGSNAAAWWGFHYKDLLTEPKPREVVTIYEVDATGERNWAKAVYNFRWTPQTDPSGVVHKTIDYPGVPVDHSTIKENHGILKNVRIPIRPHFGVIGLAPKEADIVDSIPPSYTGGNIDNWRIGKGATMYYPVAVEGGLLSVGDSHASQGDSELCGTAIECSLNGTFQIILHKKNDLVGTALEALDYPMLETKDEWLVHGFSFANYLTELGDKAQSDIYSKSSVDLALRDAFRKMRKFLMTTKKLTEDEAISLITIGVDFGITQVVDGNWGVHAVIKKDIFAGGET
- a CDS encoding alpha/beta fold hydrolase — protein: MKHHYTVTLGLGAIGLLGCCLAFATCLVLPSPAMSGPSAREVEVNSVRLHYVEEGSGDPMIVVHGGASDLRTWEPLRERIAAKYRFIAYTQRYFGTGPWPDEGKNFSVATHADDLAKFITSLNAGPVHLVGWSYGGTVATVAAVKNPSLVRSLIVYEPGLVSVLSEESVEGKAAREDRAKIFGPAIAAAKAGDAIQAAKLLREGVMQLGPGGFDREPQATQTRVLDNARTVPLAFAAPPSPAITCDMLKNFARPTLVMRGDKTQPYFALISDAISKCVPAARLDVLKNVHHGGPHQDPAAFTAAVFEFLSQRAFLIAPAMSPGAQQ